The following coding sequences lie in one Armatimonadota bacterium genomic window:
- a CDS encoding flagellar hook protein FlgE, which produces MLQAMLAGVASIKAQQTRMNVIGNNLANVNTTAYKGSRVTFQDMLAQTVRGASRPTGGLGGTNAIQFGLGVLVAGTDINTEQGSLNATNRPTDFAIQGNGFFLVSNGERLAYTRDGSFDLDANGDIVHRATGERLMGWPADPATGNINTNAPISPASNLTVPIGARTAVQVTTNVTYAGNLDSREFSNAGLASTQSIVRVFDSLGGSHDLTLTLTESATPNQWDWTVAGAGGTTVTGSGSLTFDPANGAMLTGSPGTITVTPPAAGGVPAFSVDLDFGGISQLATEMQVQASSQNGFEPGSLSSFSVNTDGIIVGLYTNGLTRSLGQIASAIFPNPNGLERQGSNLWRNTDNSGVPVVGAPRSGGRGQINAGFLEQSNIDIGNEFTDLIITQRGFQANTRVVTTVDEMLQDLINMKR; this is translated from the coding sequence ATGCTACAAGCCATGCTTGCTGGGGTCGCCAGCATCAAAGCGCAACAAACGCGCATGAACGTGATTGGGAACAACTTGGCCAACGTCAACACTACCGCCTATAAGGGCAGCCGGGTGACGTTCCAAGACATGCTTGCTCAAACGGTTCGGGGGGCAAGCCGCCCGACCGGCGGCCTTGGGGGGACGAACGCGATCCAATTCGGTCTCGGCGTCCTCGTTGCCGGAACCGACATCAACACCGAGCAGGGTTCGCTGAACGCCACCAACCGGCCAACCGACTTTGCCATCCAGGGCAACGGCTTCTTCCTCGTGAGCAACGGCGAGCGCCTGGCCTACACCCGCGACGGCTCCTTTGACCTTGATGCCAATGGCGACATTGTCCACCGAGCAACGGGCGAGCGCTTGATGGGGTGGCCGGCGGATCCGGCGACGGGCAACATCAATACGAACGCTCCAATCAGCCCGGCCTCAAACCTCACGGTTCCGATCGGCGCCCGCACGGCTGTGCAGGTCACGACCAACGTGACTTACGCCGGCAACTTGGATAGCCGCGAATTCAGCAATGCCGGTTTGGCCAGCACTCAAAGTATCGTGAGGGTGTTCGATTCGCTCGGCGGCTCCCACGACCTGACCCTAACCCTGACTGAATCGGCAACCCCCAACCAGTGGGATTGGACGGTTGCCGGTGCGGGCGGCACAACGGTGACCGGATCCGGTTCGTTGACTTTCGACCCTGCCAACGGGGCGATGCTCACGGGTAGCCCGGGAACGATCACGGTCACCCCGCCGGCGGCGGGCGGCGTCCCTGCTTTTTCGGTTGATTTGGATTTTGGCGGCATCAGCCAACTGGCTACCGAAATGCAGGTGCAGGCCAGCAGTCAAAACGGTTTTGAGCCGGGATCGTTGAGTTCGTTCAGTGTGAACACCGATGGCATTATCGTCGGTCTTTACACCAACGGCCTGACCCGATCGCTCGGCCAGATCGCCAGCGCAATCTTCCCGAACCCGAACGGTTTGGAACGCCAAGGTTCGAACCTTTGGCGCAACACGGACAACTCCGGGGTTCCGGTCGTCGGCGCCCCGCGCAGCGGTGGCCGCGGCCAAATTAACGCCGGGTTCTTGGAGCAGTCGAACATCGACATCGGGAACGAGTTCACCGACTTGATCATCACTCAACGTGGCTTCCAAGCCAACACGCGGGTTGTGACCACGGTCGACGAAATGCTGCAAGATTTGATCAACATGAAGCGCTAA
- a CDS encoding flagellar hook-length control protein FliK produces MDLIQLMGSPSGNRFEPSGATVGKASETVSMEAGKEFSTQLETALDGSQDQEVDPSGLIAQMVALDLNLGRIPIQPVADVAGQGPGSPTKGLQVDSTSSRPIDCVFRVTCEPVLRLDSQPDLFPQPAGLSIESQPDLFSAPTGLWFNSQPDLYPDPTGARPNPFGSRGGSDPFGQRPAVWVDPTGSRPQVNGAKDGADNGGSASDIDQAVQSAFEKLFEPTGEVALTPQVKSALEESIRKAIGNAIQSQPVAPDGDLVSAGKGATDSVPPANAQATDSSSPLGGMHTIPLRLDEGERIKPIPKPGLGDASETVGSPAPVQSSAQTSGLRAGREGGTPGADGRSTALPGTMYRGTGQGRPDDQNGFGKPNWHPRFQNIQTGLGSDPSQKLNGAIATGLGLAGFNVRDVEVKAVTTSSPMAEVSTPTTALTAAQVIAEAGTAIPKPSIQGESATVSPESDAMGVEQESFTMAAPLQLSKQPSASLHDTNEEIGIADAPEKDDKGKFELPDSPTAIHATGRNPQTSGDPAVDRVVTDNRTADHAVRDARAEIAQTVADLAAARRPQSVKIQLTPLDLGTIDISVKGAPGRVDVDLRASDDAVRQSLANHRADLVSSIEAKGTSVGSMNVGSQSQNPNNSQGQGGQNLTRDDFRTAANLAQIPATAETHPARQPSYQAVASGRVDLAA; encoded by the coding sequence ATGGATTTGATTCAACTGATGGGAAGCCCATCGGGGAATCGGTTCGAACCCTCGGGTGCAACGGTTGGAAAGGCATCGGAAACGGTGTCGATGGAGGCCGGGAAGGAATTCTCGACCCAATTGGAAACCGCGCTCGATGGTAGCCAAGATCAGGAAGTAGACCCGAGTGGGCTGATTGCCCAGATGGTCGCGCTGGACCTGAACCTTGGCCGGATACCGATTCAACCGGTTGCGGACGTCGCGGGCCAGGGCCCCGGATCGCCCACCAAGGGGCTGCAGGTCGATTCGACATCGTCTCGGCCAATTGATTGCGTCTTCCGGGTCACCTGCGAACCCGTACTCAGACTGGACAGCCAGCCTGACCTCTTCCCCCAACCGGCCGGACTTTCCATCGAAAGTCAGCCCGACCTCTTTTCGGCGCCGACGGGGCTCTGGTTCAACAGCCAGCCCGACCTTTATCCCGACCCAACTGGAGCGCGGCCAAACCCGTTCGGCTCTAGAGGCGGTTCCGACCCATTTGGACAGCGGCCGGCGGTGTGGGTTGACCCAACTGGCTCCCGGCCCCAGGTCAACGGGGCGAAAGACGGTGCCGACAACGGAGGTTCTGCTTCTGATATCGACCAAGCAGTCCAGTCCGCCTTTGAAAAGCTTTTTGAACCGACGGGTGAAGTGGCTCTGACCCCTCAAGTGAAGAGCGCCCTGGAAGAATCAATCCGGAAAGCGATTGGGAATGCAATCCAAAGCCAACCGGTTGCCCCAGATGGCGATCTTGTTTCGGCGGGTAAAGGTGCCACCGATTCCGTCCCACCCGCCAATGCCCAGGCAACCGATTCAAGCAGCCCGCTCGGCGGAATGCACACTATCCCCCTGCGCCTTGATGAAGGCGAGCGGATCAAGCCGATTCCGAAACCGGGGCTAGGCGATGCGTCAGAAACTGTCGGATCACCGGCCCCTGTCCAATCATCCGCCCAAACATCTGGCCTCAGAGCCGGGCGAGAAGGCGGAACCCCGGGCGCAGATGGGCGGTCAACCGCTTTGCCGGGCACCATGTACCGCGGCACCGGCCAGGGCCGCCCGGATGACCAAAATGGATTCGGAAAGCCAAACTGGCATCCGCGTTTCCAAAACATTCAAACTGGCTTGGGCTCCGACCCCAGCCAAAAATTGAACGGGGCAATCGCAACGGGTCTTGGCTTGGCCGGATTCAATGTCCGCGATGTCGAAGTCAAAGCTGTCACAACCTCCTCGCCTATGGCCGAGGTCAGCACGCCGACCACGGCCCTCACGGCGGCACAGGTGATCGCCGAAGCCGGCACCGCCATTCCAAAGCCGTCGATCCAAGGGGAATCTGCGACGGTTTCACCTGAATCCGACGCGATGGGAGTGGAGCAGGAATCGTTTACGATGGCTGCCCCACTTCAACTCTCCAAGCAACCGTCGGCCTCCCTCCACGACACCAACGAGGAGATTGGAATCGCCGATGCTCCGGAGAAGGACGACAAAGGCAAGTTCGAACTCCCGGACTCCCCGACCGCAATCCATGCCACGGGGCGCAACCCGCAAACTTCCGGTGACCCCGCCGTGGACCGGGTAGTGACAGATAACCGAACCGCCGACCACGCTGTCCGGGACGCTAGAGCGGAGATTGCCCAAACGGTCGCCGACCTGGCCGCCGCCCGCCGGCCCCAGTCGGTAAAGATCCAGCTCACCCCGCTAGACCTGGGGACGATCGATATCAGCGTTAAGGGTGCCCCTGGCCGTGTGGATGTTGATCTTCGGGCTAGTGACGATGCGGTTCGCCAAAGCCTGGCCAACCACCGAGCTGACCTTGTGAGCTCCATCGAAGCCAAGGGCACGTCCGTTGGTTCGATGAACGTAGGCTCTCAAAGCCAAAACCCCAACAACTCCCAGGGTCAGGGAGGTCAAAACCTGACCCGCGACGACTTCCGGACCGCCGCCAATTTGGCGCAGATTCCCGCAACTGCCGAGACTCATCCTGCCCGGCAACCATCTTACCAGGCGGTCGCCTCGGGCCGGGTGGATTTGGCCGCGTGA
- a CDS encoding beta-galactosidase, whose translation MPKKKTESDQQADGQAIDAAAATKRRRRTADDILSKVPDQPEPEKAKPKQPAVRQKTLAEEVVEDKDKPKPKRTVKPKAEAPVAAPEATAESIPATEKPKRATRRTKKPAGGDDLIDPNGVFTLTWREKSTAPRPTRVAEDSDFEDPEDRIAILSWREPGLVPRPAEVEQEAAAEEASPTRRSRKRRGDAEPTAADAFAEKPLEVNFRRRGAERAATTETDLEPEPLPVQEPEPEPVAAEPVRLPIERKEGAAQVALHRGHPTIIRQQRAFAPIMFYADAQSSEQRGIVLEELKEAADQGLEIFSFRLALTVGVANAPAAVDFAVQLARDATSVAPGIQLVPRISFATPDNWQSEFPDAFYRYLNGDIADPSVSDDAYWDEAGRTLESVIAGIRESDQAAQFMGVHFDQHEWFLDEEDGYDISQASRAKFRRWLRMRYRNDIVSLRAAWFDGGAEFDSIAIPDYREGLGGEEFVRTDRRARRWVDYHLFVSDEIVERITKMCYAAKKASDGDFLVGVSYGYTFEWSHPFSGHLSLGKLLRCDELDYAAGPSSYRDREPGGTAAFPFPVDSFAINGKLYMAEEDFRTPISGREDRNLMRNPLMKTPQALESAHWRGVGGALAHEGGVIWMDSNGSGWLNSPGIWERGKEVRELLARRLASGKPSPDVAFFIDERSLAYLTDPRAFEILIQQVREALLRSGLSVGFFLLSDLAHRENFPECKLHIFVNAWDMRPEVRSAIKQRLQRNGKTLFWLYTAGLFEAGRDSLERVREVTGIALRPQPFNCKSGTTLLNTREELSSQLDQSELAQGGQLEPSYFAIPEDAMVLGEYTETGLPSFVVARVTEGAPSERWTSVFLGEPMVSPGLFRALAHQNGAHVWAFDNDLVHANPPFVTIHCQGTGPRSLMLPDNWAAYHVDMQEYIPVENACIKFKAVDGSTHTFLVGTLGDIQAILNSDPAELLQVTEPVVREENTLHLDRIAFDVAIMKLDEWVEETWSEDHADDLLLRPSMVDSVDESAEEAGGDEESAEDDRTSGRRRKRRRRSPERQKGGESFGQTGVSVLFRKRN comes from the coding sequence ATGCCCAAAAAGAAAACAGAGTCCGACCAACAGGCCGATGGCCAAGCCATTGATGCCGCCGCAGCGACAAAGCGGCGACGCAGAACCGCCGACGACATCCTTTCCAAAGTCCCCGACCAGCCGGAACCAGAAAAAGCCAAACCGAAACAACCGGCTGTCCGGCAAAAAACTTTGGCCGAAGAAGTTGTCGAGGACAAGGATAAACCAAAGCCCAAACGGACGGTCAAGCCGAAAGCTGAAGCCCCGGTGGCCGCACCTGAAGCCACCGCAGAGTCGATACCCGCAACTGAAAAGCCCAAGCGGGCAACCCGCCGGACGAAAAAGCCTGCCGGCGGAGACGATCTGATCGACCCCAATGGCGTGTTCACTTTGACGTGGCGGGAGAAATCCACCGCCCCTCGGCCGACTCGGGTCGCGGAAGATAGCGACTTCGAGGATCCGGAAGACCGGATCGCGATCCTTTCTTGGCGTGAACCGGGTCTGGTGCCACGCCCCGCTGAAGTTGAACAAGAAGCTGCCGCTGAAGAAGCGTCCCCGACCCGACGTTCCCGCAAGCGGCGTGGGGATGCCGAACCGACTGCCGCCGACGCTTTTGCCGAAAAGCCGTTGGAAGTGAACTTCCGCCGGAGAGGAGCCGAACGCGCCGCGACCACGGAAACCGATCTCGAACCAGAACCGTTGCCCGTTCAAGAGCCGGAACCCGAACCGGTCGCCGCCGAGCCGGTGAGATTGCCAATCGAGAGAAAAGAAGGAGCGGCCCAGGTTGCCCTGCACCGAGGGCATCCGACAATCATCCGGCAACAGCGCGCTTTTGCCCCCATCATGTTCTATGCCGATGCCCAAAGTTCCGAACAGCGGGGCATCGTCCTCGAAGAACTCAAAGAAGCAGCCGACCAAGGCCTGGAAATTTTTTCGTTCCGCTTGGCCCTCACAGTCGGGGTCGCAAATGCCCCGGCAGCCGTCGATTTCGCCGTCCAACTCGCCCGTGACGCCACTTCGGTTGCCCCAGGGATTCAACTAGTCCCCCGTATCAGCTTTGCCACCCCCGACAACTGGCAGTCCGAATTCCCCGATGCCTTCTACCGCTACTTGAATGGCGATATCGCCGACCCGAGCGTCAGCGACGACGCTTATTGGGATGAGGCCGGAAGGACGCTTGAATCCGTCATTGCCGGCATCCGAGAATCGGATCAGGCGGCGCAGTTCATGGGGGTCCACTTTGACCAACACGAATGGTTCCTCGACGAAGAGGACGGTTACGACATCAGCCAGGCGAGCCGGGCCAAATTCCGGCGGTGGTTGCGCATGCGGTATCGGAACGACATCGTCTCCCTCCGCGCCGCGTGGTTCGATGGCGGGGCAGAATTCGATTCCATCGCCATCCCGGATTACCGGGAAGGGTTGGGCGGTGAAGAATTCGTCCGTACCGACAGACGGGCCCGCCGATGGGTGGACTACCACCTGTTTGTCAGCGACGAGATTGTAGAGCGCATCACCAAGATGTGCTACGCGGCAAAGAAGGCGTCAGACGGCGATTTCCTTGTTGGCGTCAGTTACGGTTACACCTTTGAATGGAGCCATCCGTTCAGCGGGCACCTGAGCCTCGGAAAACTCCTCCGTTGCGACGAACTCGACTATGCCGCAGGGCCAAGCAGCTACCGCGACCGTGAGCCGGGCGGCACCGCCGCCTTCCCCTTCCCCGTGGATAGCTTTGCCATCAACGGCAAACTCTATATGGCGGAAGAAGACTTCCGCACCCCGATCAGCGGACGCGAAGACCGGAACCTCATGCGCAACCCGCTCATGAAGACCCCGCAAGCCCTGGAAAGTGCCCACTGGCGAGGAGTCGGCGGCGCTTTGGCCCATGAAGGGGGGGTGATTTGGATGGATTCGAATGGATCGGGTTGGCTCAACAGCCCGGGGATTTGGGAGCGCGGCAAGGAAGTTCGCGAACTCTTGGCCCGTCGGCTCGCATCCGGAAAACCATCCCCCGATGTCGCCTTCTTCATCGATGAGCGCTCGCTCGCCTATCTCACCGACCCGAGGGCCTTCGAAATCCTCATCCAGCAAGTCCGCGAGGCTCTGCTCCGGTCCGGCTTGAGCGTCGGCTTCTTCCTGTTGAGCGACCTAGCCCACCGCGAAAACTTCCCTGAATGCAAGTTGCATATTTTTGTGAATGCATGGGATATGCGGCCCGAAGTCAGGAGTGCCATCAAACAGCGTCTCCAACGTAATGGCAAGACCTTGTTCTGGCTCTACACCGCCGGATTGTTCGAAGCCGGGCGAGACAGCTTGGAGCGGGTCCGAGAAGTCACGGGGATCGCCTTGCGGCCGCAGCCCTTCAACTGCAAATCGGGCACGACCCTCCTCAACACGCGGGAAGAACTCAGCAGCCAACTCGACCAGTCGGAACTCGCCCAGGGCGGGCAGCTTGAACCGAGCTACTTCGCGATCCCAGAAGATGCCATGGTCCTTGGCGAATACACCGAAACTGGCCTCCCGAGCTTTGTCGTCGCCCGAGTGACCGAAGGCGCACCCAGCGAACGGTGGACATCCGTTTTCCTAGGCGAACCGATGGTTTCGCCGGGGCTGTTCCGCGCCCTCGCCCACCAAAACGGCGCGCATGTTTGGGCATTTGACAACGACTTGGTCCACGCCAACCCGCCATTCGTCACCATCCACTGCCAAGGCACTGGCCCGCGGTCGCTGATGCTGCCGGACAACTGGGCCGCCTACCATGTGGACATGCAGGAATACATCCCCGTCGAAAACGCCTGCATCAAGTTCAAAGCCGTCGATGGCAGCACCCACACTTTCCTCGTCGGCACTCTCGGAGATATCCAGGCGATCCTGAACAGCGACCCTGCCGAACTCTTGCAAGTCACCGAACCGGTCGTGCGTGAAGAAAACACCCTGCATCTGGATCGCATCGCGTTCGATGTCGCGATCATGAAGCTGGACGAATGGGTCGAAGAGACCTGGAGCGAAGACCATGCCGACGACCTGCTCCTCCGCCCCTCGATGGTCGATTCCGTCGACGAATCAGCAGAAGAGGCGGGTGGCGACGAAGAATCGGCGGAAGACGACCGCACCTCGGGACGCCGGCGCAAACGCAGGCGACGGAGCCCCGAACGCCAAAAAGGTGGCGAATCGTTTGGCCAGACCGGTGTGAGCGTTCTCTTCAGAAAGCGGAATTGA
- the era gene encoding GTPase Era, with protein sequence MKAGLVSVVGKPNVGKSTLINALVGHKVSIVSDKVQTTRKRVLGIATTDDYQIVFVDTPGIHKPKHKLGAALNEAARQSVFDVDLVLAMTDCSRMPGDEDKAVAQMLKESGALEKPGKLILGLNKMDKLKAADVERNYEAYKELFPTENIVMTSMTKGQNLDILQGLIIQLLPENPTFYPDDIYTDQPMAFIAAESVREKALHLTREEIPHSIATYCETWERDESDGRLMIRVVILTERDGQKAILLGKKGSMIKEIGTQARKDIEEMVGEQVFLELFVKVREDWRQSPRWLKELDYL encoded by the coding sequence ATGAAAGCCGGTCTCGTCTCCGTGGTCGGCAAACCCAATGTCGGCAAAAGCACCCTGATCAATGCTCTGGTGGGGCACAAGGTCAGCATTGTCAGCGACAAGGTGCAAACCACCCGCAAACGCGTTCTGGGAATCGCCACAACGGATGATTACCAAATCGTGTTTGTCGATACGCCTGGCATCCACAAACCCAAGCATAAACTCGGAGCCGCCCTCAACGAAGCGGCCCGGCAATCCGTTTTCGATGTCGACCTTGTGCTGGCAATGACCGATTGCTCCCGCATGCCGGGCGATGAAGACAAGGCTGTCGCGCAAATGCTTAAGGAATCCGGGGCCTTGGAAAAACCTGGCAAGTTGATCTTGGGGCTGAACAAGATGGATAAGCTCAAAGCCGCCGATGTCGAACGGAACTACGAGGCGTACAAGGAGCTCTTCCCCACCGAGAACATCGTCATGACCTCCATGACCAAGGGGCAGAACTTGGACATCTTGCAGGGTTTGATCATCCAACTACTACCGGAAAACCCGACCTTCTACCCCGACGACATCTACACTGACCAGCCTATGGCCTTCATCGCCGCAGAATCTGTGCGGGAAAAGGCCTTGCACCTCACCCGCGAAGAGATCCCCCATAGCATCGCCACCTACTGCGAGACCTGGGAAAGGGACGAATCAGACGGCCGCTTGATGATCCGCGTCGTCATCCTCACCGAACGGGATGGCCAAAAGGCGATCCTTTTGGGCAAGAAAGGATCCATGATCAAAGAGATCGGCACGCAGGCGCGCAAGGACATCGAAGAGATGGTTGGCGAACAGGTTTTTCTGGAATTGTTCGTCAAGGTCCGCGAGGATTGGCGGCAATCGCCGCGTTGGCTCAAAGAACTCGACTACCTCTAA
- a CDS encoding ATP-binding cassette domain-containing protein: MIEVQGVSHRFDVKWVLSDVSFEIPAGEIAVVMGSSGGGKTTLLKCISGLLKPTKGEIAVCGVSVVGDPEWARAKMGLVFQYAALFDSLDVEENILFGYRRQHSPDKKAEAELLTKLLGQVGLEGVERQLPSALSGGMRKRVGLARALAMEPEVLLYDEPTSGLDPVTAYSIDQLIVQTRDRLGLTSLVVSHDVNSIFRVADRIIFLHAGEVAFNGTPAEFRREQSGPIGELIGKARSESLT; this comes from the coding sequence ATGATTGAAGTCCAGGGCGTCTCCCACCGGTTCGATGTCAAGTGGGTTCTATCAGACGTTTCATTTGAAATCCCTGCCGGAGAAATCGCGGTGGTCATGGGCAGTAGCGGCGGGGGCAAGACGACGCTCCTCAAATGTATTTCCGGTTTGCTCAAACCGACCAAGGGCGAAATTGCGGTTTGTGGCGTGAGTGTGGTGGGGGATCCAGAGTGGGCTCGCGCAAAGATGGGGTTGGTTTTCCAATATGCCGCGCTGTTTGATAGCCTGGATGTTGAAGAAAACATCCTGTTCGGGTATCGCCGGCAACACAGTCCGGATAAGAAGGCCGAAGCAGAACTCCTCACCAAGCTGCTGGGCCAGGTGGGATTGGAAGGGGTTGAACGCCAGCTCCCGAGTGCCTTGAGCGGAGGGATGCGCAAGCGCGTTGGACTCGCCCGGGCCTTGGCCATGGAGCCGGAAGTCTTGCTATACGACGAGCCGACGAGCGGACTGGATCCCGTGACCGCCTATTCGATCGACCAATTAATTGTGCAAACAAGGGATCGGCTCGGCCTGACCAGCCTGGTGGTCAGCCACGACGTCAACTCGATTTTCCGGGTTGCCGACCGCATCATCTTTTTGCATGCCGGCGAAGTTGCCTTCAATGGCACTCCGGCCGAGTTCCGCCGCGAGCAATCTGGCCCAATTGGCGAGCTGATCGGCAAGGCCCGGTCAGAATCCCTCACTTAA
- a CDS encoding shikimate dehydrogenase translates to MKFAFLIHPLEPADMRRKYPFFRPFSDRMIERILLMMKPKIAGRITGIQSPDGKRTEGIFIGVALTPKMFMELPLETVYRKLEMAVELAKREGCGIVGFGAFTSVVGDGGTTIHDRTGFPITTGNSYTVATAIEGTLDACNRVGIDRKQATLAVVGATGSIGRACAEVMAPEFGHVILVGRDLPRTKAVAAEIPGAEATTDLEAIKMADVLVTVTSSDAELIQPEHLKQGAIICDVARPRDVSVRVGRERPDVLAIEGGVIEVPGNFQSTFDFGFPPGTAYACMSETFMLALEDRAECFTLGKSVSSEQVRESQEMAKRLGFKLAGYRSFERAVQPEQIERVRQARHQASAAMGG, encoded by the coding sequence ATGAAGTTTGCGTTCCTGATCCACCCGCTCGAACCAGCGGACATGCGGCGGAAGTATCCGTTCTTCCGGCCGTTTAGCGACCGGATGATCGAACGGATCTTGCTGATGATGAAGCCGAAGATTGCCGGCCGGATCACGGGCATCCAATCTCCGGATGGCAAACGCACCGAAGGGATTTTCATCGGTGTCGCCCTGACCCCCAAGATGTTCATGGAACTGCCGCTCGAAACGGTTTACCGGAAGCTCGAAATGGCGGTGGAGCTTGCCAAACGGGAAGGGTGCGGAATCGTCGGGTTTGGTGCATTCACAAGTGTCGTGGGTGATGGCGGGACTACGATCCACGATCGGACGGGTTTCCCGATTACAACGGGGAACAGCTACACGGTGGCGACGGCGATTGAAGGCACCTTGGACGCCTGCAACCGGGTGGGGATCGACCGCAAACAAGCGACCCTCGCAGTTGTGGGGGCAACAGGCTCGATCGGCCGGGCGTGCGCCGAAGTGATGGCCCCGGAGTTCGGCCATGTCATCTTGGTGGGGCGCGATCTTCCGCGGACCAAGGCTGTGGCCGCCGAGATCCCGGGTGCGGAGGCCACAACAGATTTGGAGGCCATCAAAATGGCCGATGTCCTGGTCACCGTTACCAGTTCCGACGCCGAGCTGATCCAACCCGAACATCTGAAACAGGGGGCGATCATCTGCGATGTCGCTCGGCCCCGCGACGTCAGCGTGAGGGTGGGCCGCGAGCGCCCGGATGTTTTGGCGATAGAAGGGGGGGTCATTGAGGTGCCGGGCAACTTCCAGTCGACTTTCGATTTCGGTTTTCCGCCCGGCACCGCCTATGCTTGCATGAGCGAGACGTTCATGCTGGCTTTGGAAGACCGCGCCGAGTGTTTCACCCTGGGTAAATCGGTGAGTTCTGAACAAGTGCGCGAAAGCCAAGAAATGGCAAAGCGGCTCGGATTCAAACTAGCCGGGTATCGGAGTTTTGAGCGGGCCGTCCAGCCAGAACAGATTGAGCGGGTTCGCCAAGCGCGGCACCAGGCTTCGGCCGCCATGGGGGGCTGA
- a CDS encoding quinate 5-dehydrogenase, protein MSEPKRIVSVSLGTSKRDKIHETEILGQRFLIERRGTDGDRSKFKALMEELDGQVAALGVGGADIWIATSKKKYAFREIVGLVSGVKKTPVVDGSGLKHTLERETIHRLQRDGTVDFRQERALLVSAVDRFGMAQALNELCPDVIYGDLLFGLGLPLPIKSYRTVEVLASMLAPIVTQLPLQWFYPTGSKQEERKPSHVKIWAGRTFLCGDWHYIRRYAPDDLSGKTVLTQTVRSADIEWLRSTGLRRLITTTPDMGGETFATNVMEGVIVALSGKGPAEMAESDYLDVLKELDWSPTVLELG, encoded by the coding sequence GTGTCCGAGCCTAAGCGAATCGTATCGGTTTCGCTGGGCACGAGCAAGCGGGACAAAATCCATGAAACGGAGATTCTGGGCCAGCGGTTCTTGATCGAACGCCGGGGCACAGATGGCGACCGATCCAAGTTCAAAGCCTTGATGGAAGAATTGGATGGCCAAGTTGCGGCCCTAGGCGTGGGGGGCGCCGACATTTGGATTGCGACGAGCAAAAAGAAGTATGCCTTCCGCGAAATCGTGGGGTTGGTCAGCGGCGTCAAGAAAACACCGGTGGTGGACGGCAGCGGGCTCAAGCACACTTTGGAAAGGGAAACCATCCACCGGCTCCAGCGGGACGGGACAGTCGACTTCCGCCAAGAGAGGGCACTGTTGGTTTCGGCCGTCGACCGGTTCGGCATGGCCCAGGCACTCAACGAACTGTGCCCCGACGTGATCTACGGCGACCTGCTGTTCGGATTGGGTTTGCCCCTCCCCATCAAAAGTTACCGGACGGTCGAGGTGCTGGCCTCCATGCTGGCCCCAATCGTGACCCAACTGCCCTTGCAATGGTTCTATCCCACCGGAAGCAAACAAGAAGAGCGGAAGCCCAGCCATGTCAAGATTTGGGCCGGCCGGACTTTCCTGTGCGGGGATTGGCATTACATCCGCCGCTACGCCCCCGATGACCTATCGGGGAAAACGGTCTTAACGCAAACCGTCCGGAGTGCCGACATCGAATGGCTACGCTCCACAGGACTCCGCCGCCTGATCACCACAACCCCCGATATGGGTGGCGAAACATTTGCCACCAATGTGATGGAAGGCGTGATCGTGGCGCTGTCGGGAAAAGGTCCGGCTGAAATGGCGGAATCGGACTATTTGGACGTCTTGAAAGAGTTGGACTGGTCTCCCACCGTGTTAGAGCTTGGTTAA
- a CDS encoding deaminase, translating to MAKTIHSTDRAPAAIGPYSQAVEANGFVFCSGQIPLTPAGDLVTGDVQAQARQVMANIGGLLESLGLGFGDIVKTSIFLSSMDHFGPVNEVYGSYFADSPPARSTVAVAGLPKNVDVEIEVICVRA from the coding sequence ATGGCGAAAACAATCCACTCGACAGACCGCGCGCCCGCCGCGATCGGCCCATATTCACAGGCAGTCGAGGCCAATGGGTTCGTGTTCTGTTCCGGGCAAATCCCACTGACCCCGGCTGGCGATCTGGTGACGGGGGATGTGCAAGCGCAGGCTCGTCAAGTGATGGCGAACATTGGCGGGTTGCTTGAATCGCTTGGCCTGGGCTTTGGTGACATCGTCAAAACCTCCATCTTCCTTAGCTCTATGGACCATTTCGGCCCGGTCAACGAGGTCTACGGTTCTTATTTTGCCGATTCGCCACCCGCCCGTAGCACGGTTGCGGTTGCCGGTTTGCCCAAAAACGTCGACGTCGAAATCGAAGTGATCTGTGTCCGAGCCTAA